ttATTTTccctccagatttttttttaagtgacgtGAAATCTGGATAGCCCATAAGCAGCAGATCATGCGGGCAGCCAGTGGTGAATCTACCGCAATGGAACACGCGTCCTCTTCCCAGGGGTCGAGAAAAGCTTTAACTGTAAATCCACTCGGTTAAAAGAGGGAGCGTGGGTGGTTAACTGCTCCAGCCGCCACCCCAGCCCACAGTGTCTCTCTCTAGTAAAGTGCAGGAGCAGGTTAGCAGCAGCAGATTCAAAGCGGAGGTCTTCGGAGatttctgctgctgttgctcGGAGCGGAGCAATCCTCTTCCTTCAGccatcctctttctttctttctttcccccctaGTTCCTTCCACCTCTTCTGGCATTTGGCTCGGGAGCTGAGACTTTGCAAGCTTGTGGTTTTGGCAAAGACTTCGCACCTCCGTTTTCCTCCTCTGCTTAGAGGaccgaacaacaacaacaaccaacagcaacaaaacaaaatcaaaaccaaatatCTGAGGGGAATGACTGAGGAGGTGGGGAAAAAGAAAGCGACTGCTGGCAACTAAGTTTAGAGAATTCACTGGAAGGGGGGGGGACGCTGGGTGGGGGGAAGTTCATTTAACAATTCTGTATAAAATGGGTAAAAGGTTGACGTCTACCAGTCACGTGAGCGCATAATTCAAGTCATTATTTTGGCATTTAGAAAGGGGGGGGTGTATGTGGGGAGGGCTCCTGTCCAATCTAGTCTCGCTGGTCACTGGCTTCCTAAATAACTATTTACAGCGCTCTGGTACCCtaacccttcccccactcctaAAGGGGAACAAATGACAGTATAGCAACATGTGTGGACGAAAGACTTTTGGCGACCAGAGAATTTATAGAAGAGGAGAGGGCTTCAGGGGGTGAAAAAAGCAGCCAGGAATAGTGGGAGCccgggttttgttgttgttttgtatttaGGAGGTAATTCAAAAGCACTTCCGCTGGTTGATCATTAACCCGGTGAGTTATGACTCTTGTAAGCAAAGGTcatggagagaaagagagctaATCTCTCAAAGACACCGCACACTccgtttcattttgatttcttaTCCGGAGCTGGCTtctgtttagagagagagagtgtgtgtgtgtgtgtgtgtgtgtgtgtgtgtgtgtgtgtgtgtgtgtgtgtgtgtgtgtgtgagagagagagagagagagagagagagagagagactttttcgAGTCTCCCTAATTCATCCCTCCTCAATTTTAGCATTCCTACCCCTCACCGTTTTATGAGAGGAGATGGGTTGGCCTCCATAATTCGGATACTGACATCCTAACTGTTACAAAGTAAATAAAAGGAAGCGGAAGTGGATAGTGACCAGTCTTGCACGCTtgcttatctatctatctatctatccccatacacaccccactatctagctatctatctacccccatacacaccccactaTCTAGCTATCTATCGAGAAAGATAAATGTTCCTATTAAGAGTGTAGTGCCTAATTTGAAAATACCCATAATTCACCACTAATATCTTTTAATAATGATACATAATGCATGAGCCTATTGTTGGCAGTGAGGGAAAGAGGGGAGGAGTGGAGggtaatgattttatttttaatccggATCCCTCCAAATGTAGCAAAAACCCCTTTTGCTGGCGTCACTGACCATCTTTCTCGGagcctttatttattttgtttctattttcccCTGCCTTCTCTAGTCACGCCAAATAAATGCTACTTTCCGCCTCTCTCCACCTCCTTTTGTTcagcccccacctccactcccccTTTCTTCCAGGCCCTAATGTGGGGGAACTTTTATAGAGACATATTTGGTGCGCTGGGGTTCATACCACATCAAGGGCGGTGGGGTTTTCTTTATCTTTATTTATAATCTACAGAGGGAATTAAAAACCCAAGTTAACCCGGTAAGGCTGTGATGTAAATGGAATATAGCCAATGTTGTgtattaaaatgtgtgtgtgtgtaatcatcatcatcatcatcataaattATGAGTATAGGCCGCAGACCAGAGAGAGGTCAGTCTGATGTGTGATTTATGTTCCAGGAATGTTGTCACAGAAAGGGTAGGGTGCGGGAAGAACATTTGATTTGAGATTAATAACATCAACAGACAGAACGGAAACAAGATTATTAAAGCGAGTGAATGTTTCCCAAAacgaaaataattttaaatgagattttcccccctctttctttCTGAATCAAATCGTGTCAAGGTTTCAGTGATAAATCTCCGTGTAGTTTTAAAGAGGTTTAAGTTGGTGTCGTTAATCCTTTTATCGAATAACTTTTGTGTAACTGTTACCTACATATAACATAAAACATCTACTTTTTTTTATGGGGATCATTCAAGACTGTGAGCAAATTGGCTACATAGGAAAAGATGAGCTGTAAATATTTAAGCTTTCGTTGTCTTCCAGTAAAATCGCCTGGCGGTTTCCACAAAGCTTTCCTACCGCTTTACCTAATTAACAcgatacatttcatttttaaaatgcacttaaCCCGGAATTACCAACCGCCTTtaactaaaaacaataaaaggaggTAAATGATGGATTGCAAAACAGCTCacggttttttttattattattattctttatttaaaaccaaaattcaCCAATTCAATTCACGGTTGCATTTTACTACAGATAATTTCTACTGATAACTCTTCTAATGCAAAGCTTGAATAGATACAACTGATAAATAATTTCCTTCATAGACCATTTCCAATGAGCAAGTGATATccaaatgtttgagaaccatATATATGAgtccaattatttttaaaaaatacttatcTGCATGTCTGCATGATCATCTTGATggtacttgtgtgtgtgtgtgtgtgtgtgtgtgtataaacaacTTTCGGAAAATGCTAAAACTCTGATGAAATGTCATCTTTAGTTACATTGTTGAGAAAAtacctcagatttttttttatttaatttttgtccaTTAGAAACGTTTTCCCACCATTACCACTGGAAGAGTTCTCTGTATGATAAGTCCGATTTCCCATGCCGTTGTGATGGAAGTTTTGTCAACTTTTCTGTTTTAcagttctctttctttctcaaacTGCTGCGCTGTTTCATTTGTGCTGGACCAGACAACGGAGAATTGGTGAGTGTTATTAAACATGATGCCTGGTcgttaaaaaataaacatcttaGAACCAGAaaccactattttttttaaagagacaactTGTTTTCCTTCCACTACATTTATAAGGACGATTCTTGCCTTAACTTTTCTGTGAAGTGTCTTCGTTTTGCTACTGGCTTGTCTTTAAACTTTGTGATTTATGGTTATAATTTTGGGTggacattttaaatggaaaatattttctgtattccCTTTGAAGGGACGTCTAAAATGACCAGGACTGCACAATTTGGGCTAATacagtcacttttaaaaacaacacaacaaGTATAAGCGGAAATACAAGGTGATATGGAACCTAATATCTACTTACAAGACACTCAGTGTGTAGAAATGCAGCTatgtttttatgatttttttaattctccagtcatttaaaaaagaacacaAAGTTGGTATTTCAGAAAAGTTCTTTGCAGAGTCCACGGTACCTCTGATAGTCTAAATATTCGATCACAAGCCCTTGAGGTCCCATTTGCGAAAATCTATTGAGTATTGCAAGggtcttttaaaaacaataatccATGAATCTTATTCGTGTCTCCTCCATGCCGCTCTGTAACCCTGGTGTTCCTCCATCACCTGTAGTTGAAGATGTGTGTCCAAGTAGTTCATAAAAAGTCAGAAGGAAAAACAATCTCGGTGAAAAATGAGACGATATTTCAATTACACGGTGGAACCCCCTCACGACACAGGTTTGAAAACTGATGTTAAAGCAGTAGGTGGAAACActatgccacaagtactcctgttctttatgcccCCTAGTAAGTCTCTAGCCAGCACCTTGCAAGTCTTTCCCACCAGACACATCCCGAAAGTAAGAGGTTGCAAAAGTAAACTCTTTATTTTCAATGGACACTCATCAAAAGGTGCGGAAGAGTGATGCAAACAGCACCAGTGGACACACCTTCCAAGCGGGATCCAAAGAGCTTTTGTGTCCACGCCTTTCCTTCGCGGGCTACAGTTAAATTCCCCAGTCAGCACTTACCCCAAAGGGCTTGTGGGCAAGAATTAAAGGCGAGAAAAATCATTGCAATCTGGAACAATAAcagcaggggagaaggaaaaaaaagtgcaGACACCTAAATTCTTTGCCCTGTCTTCCTCCCACGCTCCCTTTGCAACGCTTCCGTATCCCTGCACCTTCACCAAAACGCACCGGGGAAAGTTTCCGCTAACAGCGGTAGTGTGCGCGCGCCAGGAGTCATAACTCTCGCCTAGCGCTGGCAGCAGCGTctggcatcatcatcatcatcatattaaTACAAATCTTTATAGTTCAACCCCCTCCCTGAATTTGCCTTTCCTATGTGATTTTACTCTCTGTCCCCTTTAGAAGTGCgaattccacctcctcccctccaccaacCTATAGTAGGTGGGGAATCATGTAGCCACCAGCCAGAGAACTTTGACACGCAGACTTAATATTAAAGTTCCCCACGGCTGTAGGCTTTGAGTTGCATCAACACAACGGATTCGTCCTTTTGTCACCCGccctccacctcccttccccccaccggtCTCGactcccttaaaaaaaataaaaatcagtcccTGGCTGGCTGGTTGATCTGaccccccttttctcccccacccctccccccaaaagtatATTTCATAATTATTTCATATTAGGGACTCTTAACAGGAGACAAATCCGGTTGGAGGGAGAGACAAAATATATGCAGCGGTTATTGAAAGAAAGACGATTCTaactgtgagggggtggggggggggaggagtatgACTATGTTGAAAGGGTTTATTAACATAAATTGACACCTAATTGTTAAACACGTGAATCAAAGGAAAGCTTTGCTATCTTTCTGTCTAGGCCTCGGTCCACCACGTCTGCAATTAGCATAATTTTTCACTAGTGACGCTGTTTGGAAGGCTGTTGGCTTTGCCCAGCGCTCCAAAGCAAATcttgattatatttttttaaataccaccTAGCTTTATTTCAAACCCCCCCCGcttccctaccccccacccctctctacCCTGactcattattattactattattatttttaatcctaGCCAAGCCGTGCCTAGTTAAAGGTTTCGCGttcagctttttctttctttcctttttttccctccttcccttcttcccctctgccgTGGCCATTGTTATCAGTGAGCAGGGCGTACCAGTCTATAGGGCAACTAGAATCTCAGGGTTTGTCCATTCAAAGCCCTGAGCTTTTCTACACATCTTGGAAGCTGTAAAGcatcttgctttctttttttttcttcttccccaaacgaagagagggagagagagagggagagagagaatttgagCAGACGTAACCGAAAGCTACACTGGTTTAGTCCCCCTCCTTTGGCTTTATTACtggatttctctttttttttcctccacgcACACTCACAcacttctatctatctatctattcctttaacatttttttaaaggaagagggTGGCATTCCTTGCTTATTGATTGCTTTGGTGCTGGATGTGAAAATATATTATGTCTGCCTGTGCTTTGCTCGTCAGAGACTAAGGTAAGCTGGACTCAAATAGGCTATCACTTTGTGAATGGCGGAGTCTATGTCCCAATGATTTATGACCATATGACTCCAATCTCGGTTCAAGAAGAGTTCACAAGCTTTAAGCTTCCTTCCACGCAGCGAGTGTTTTGCAGCCCTCATCCAGGGGCCTTTCTTTCCCCCCTGCTTTTCAACTGGGGGGTTCTGGttggggggggatgaggggggggggagggaaattttAGGAATGTGTCTCTATTTTCCAGGCATATTCACCGCAAGGCAGTCGCTGGAATTTGAGGTGCCTCTCAGCACCAGCCCATTGTTAAGGGCCATGTCGATAGCTTGcttattttaaactaaaaaacgGGTTTATTCTGTCTTTTGCTTGGTCTGTGAAATATACCTTAGGCGGGGGAGAGGACAAATGAGCCGCTCTTCTTCCTAAACAGAGGCAGGTTGTGAATTTAGGATTTCCAACATGGAGGGAATCGCTTTAAAGGGAAATAAATAGGCTTAGATCTGTTCCCATCCTCTCACCCAATCTTCCTAGGAACCTTTTGACATAGATCCTTTTTCCTTCTCCATCTCGatattcactgtttttttttctttttcaatctcCTCTAAATCTTTCGCAGTAAAAGTTCCCAGGCAGGGTGTTGTGTCTTTAATGTTGTTATCCTTCGCAAAGTGAAACTTGGAAGGTGGGGAAACATACCAGAGTTGATCCGGCGATAGTTAATTGGAACATGATATAATCTAATATTTATTATTCtgcctgagatttaaaaaaaaaaacacaattccTTGGAGTAAATAATTAGGATTCCGGCCGTCTTCGGGAAGATAAATGACCGGCATTTGTGATGCGTTGAGAGATGACCTACAAAAGcaaatctcttctgttgaagctccAAACCAGCTAGCTTCGTTTTTTGGGTAGAGAAGGCGATacaattattttatgtattttttgaaAATCACCGCTGTTCTTTTTAGCTGCTTTTGATACGTCTCTCGGGCATTTAAAAGAGagacaaaaaagaagaaaaagaagattaaaaaagaagaagaagaaggaaagcCGTGTAAAACAGGCCTGGGAGAGATTTCCACCTCTTTGCACTCCTAGTCAATTTCAGCCACCCTATTCATAATAAATGTACTACTGGTTGTTAATTAATTCACAGCTCTTCAGCTCGGGTAGGGGAGtatactttttaatatttatcaTGACGAGGAAATAAAACCCGAGTACTCCCTCCAATAATTCTCCGCAAAATTATTCCAGCCTCTTTGtcgacaaaataaataaataatatatctcCGTGGAAGCTATCGCACAGATTTGGGAATGTAGAAGGGACTGAGTTGATGTATAAAAGCTAAATCAACCTTACATGTGTATATTGGCGAAGAGTATGTTGTCTGAAGTGCAGTTTGACATaaccacaaacacacaaaagtcGGGGGAGGAAAAATCGGAGTATTATTTATTGTATATCTGTGCATTGTGTTAAAGCTTTAGTATTTGAAAACATCTCGTTGGCCTTTATTTACgtacagtttatttttaaaagtgagaacattacattttaaaatggatataAATATCAAAACAAATCCATCCTCGCAAAATGTGAGTAGTAATGGGGAAAATCCACCgggtttttaaaataagtttgctGCTTGGTTGATCCCCAGACACCAAATTATTTTCTGATCAGTGTCTattcttcttgtttttttacccTCCCATCCCATGTACAGAAAGTTCATGCTTTGGGCAAAAGGAGGTACTGAAGGCTGGTTTTTCCGGTTTTGTGGAACTTTTGGGCTTGGATTGGAAAGCAAACCTAAACAGAAGGCGGGGGGGAATGATGAAAAGTCAAAGGGATAGAAAGCTAGAACCAAATGGCCTGGTGACAAaattggttgttgttgttgttgtttttaagaaaacaaaccaaaccaaaacacaatgAAACTGGGTTTGGAAGCAATTCTTTTCAATGGCAGTTCCAGATTCAAGATTTTAAAGAAATGGGACTGAGGAGTGAAAAGGTATGTGTCCTAAACACAATAGGCAAATAGGCCAAAGGAAAAacgtgtttttttgttttttttaatggatggaCCAAtatctgtttaaaatattttctccagAATTGCAAAGACAACGTGTGTTACTGTGGAAGCAGCAaaacaagctaaatgagtcaagaAACCCTTACCTGGATAAAATAGAGAGACTATTTGCCATTCTTGGTTTAAAATCAAACATTCCGTGAAGCAGTCCTACCATAAAGCAACAGAACTCTAGAGTATCTGATCCTCCAAACTTTCGTATCTGGGCACATCATAACCTTCTTTCTTTTATTCTTGGGAACTGCTTATTGCATGGACTGGATTATGATGGGGGTAAAAAGGCATGAGTTATATTCGGTTCATGTTTGTGGTTAGCAGTGATCCATTCTGTGTTCTTGTTCTTATTATATTAATGTGTGTGCGTTTATACGTATATATGCATATGAAATCACCTGTGCTTAGACATATTTATACATACATGGTGCAATGCTGTTCAGAAAAATGCATTgaccttaaaaaataaactttaaaatagtTGATGAGCTTAGGGAGGAGGAACACAGGACAAATCTGTTCAAGGCATCTGTTAGCCCTGTTCTGTAGGACCCTATTCATGTCATGTGCTTTTCACGACCTAAGATGGATTCATAGCCAGGCCACTATCATTGTGTGTTTCTTCTAACCTTTCAGGTCAGCTTCCAATAGACAACTGGAAACGGATTGTCACGTGACCTTGGGGTGCCAATGTTCTTCCGTAAGGGTCTCAAGACCCTGGTAGTcggtaaaaatattttttgggaaTCCCAGAGATGCAGAAAACTACATACTACGACAGTTCAACGCTGTTTGGAGGCTATTCCTACCAGGGTGCTAATGGGTTTGGTTATGATGGCCCTCAACAGCCTTTCCAGCCTTCTTCTCACGTGGAGAATGACTACCAGAGGTCTGCCTGCTCCCTCCAATCTCTGGGCAACACTGCCCCACATGCAAAAAGTAAAGACCTGAATGGAAGCTGCATGCGTCCAAGTTTGCCCCGGGAGAATCATCAAGCCCCACCTGTCTCACCACCCCCAAACTCTGTCACCAACAACAGCAATAGCCAGTCAGGGAGCAGTAAAACTGCCCCCAGCAAATCAAATCTCAGTTCAAACGCAACTCTCACCAAACAGATTTTCCCCTGGATGAAAGAATCGAGACAAAACTCCAAACAGAAAAACAGCTCCCCTACCACAGGTataaagttctgcttttgtaACCAACCACTTTCCTCAACAGCGAGGTAATGAAGCCACCAGCCTGAATGTTCTTGTCTGAAAGTGGAAAAATACATGCATTGAAAATACTACTATTGTTGGAGTAGCCAAGCCATTCAATCTCTATTCAAGCAAACCTCctggtgatttcaatgggagtttggcctgaATAAAGCCTAccggatttggcccattgtgaagatttagctgtatttatttattttaaatgccatAATATTGTAGTAAAATGCACCAAAGAAATTGTACATAGCTAAAAGTGGCTGAAGCATTGAATGCATGTAGTTACTAATAAATGAATATGTATATCCATTGCAGCATATTTATCAATATTAAAGAAATTCCATAGTATATTACTTATCCATCTATTTATCGATTAACagatagctagctagctagatagatagatagatagatagaagaaCACCATGGAATTGctcttatatataatataatcgTATATAGTTGTACATACATGCACATAAACAGATACACACGTGtctgtttattttatatatatgtgtgtgtgtgtgttttattataGTATTTGtgttatatatgcatatatattctATAAGTGCAATTATATATATGCATGTACACTAAAGGCACAAACATACCTGGCCACATGTGTGGCTATGCGTGCGTGTGATCACGGATATTAAATACACACCCGCATTTATACAAAACACACACCTATGCCTGTGAGTATGAAATATACACACATGAAAACACAATACACACATCGCTGGCACCCGTGTTTATATTAATTTGCTTTTCAAAACACTGCCCCCTGCCAAATTTTATTGTCTCGAAATTAGCTGCTGAAAATAATCGACTCCTAAATAAATGGCCCTGGAATCCTTTTCTGCGTGACATGATCAAATTTTCATAAAGCAGGGGCAGCATTGGAGAACAGAACTCTTAATAAATGACATGATTATAGAGTGCAGACTAATGTGaaaggggtggtgggggaggggggggttgaagTCCGCGTGCCTGTTACAGGATTTATTAGGAACCGGTGCATTCAATTTCTGCATGTAAGTAATTATCTTTTATTTCATTTCGGGCCGGTAGAAAGCTGCAGCGGCGAGAGAAGCCCTCCAGGGTCTTCTGCCTCCAAACGAGCCCGCACTGCCTACACCAGCGCGCAGCTGGTGGAGCTGGAGAAGGAATTCCACTTCAACCGCTACCTTTGCAGGCCCCGCCGAGTGGAGATGGCCAATCTGCTCAATCTCAGCGAAAGGCAGATCAAGATCTGGTTCCAGAACCGGAGGATGAAGTATAAAAAAGATCAGAAGTCGAAAGGCATGGGGTCTTCTTCGGGGGGGCCATCCCCAACGGGCAGCCCGCCCCAACCCATGCAATCTTCAGCAGGGTTTATGAATGCCTTGCACACCATGACTAGTAACTACGATGACCCATCGCCTCCTTCCTTCAATAAGCCCCACCAGAATGCCTATACCATGTCAACTAACTACCAAAACCCCATCAAAGGGTGCCCCTCGCAACAGAAGTATGCCAACACCGCGCCGGAGTACGATCCCCACATATTACAGGGCAATGGGAGCACATATGGGACTCCCAATATGCAAGGCAGCCCTGTATATGTTGGAAGCGGCTATGTGGATTCTATGCCTGCTTCGGGCCCCTCCCTTTACGGCCTCAATCACCTGCCACACCACCAGTCTGCCAGCATGGACTACAACGGGGCTCCACAGATGCCAACCAGCCAGCACCATGGACCATGTGAGACCCACCCAACCTACACAGACCTTTCCACGCACCACGCCTCTTCTCAGGGCCGAATCCAAGAGGCACCCAAACTCACCCACCTGTGataggatgggggcagggtgggttggggggaggggaggacagacTCGTGAAGATGTTGTGGAGCACTGGAGTGGGGTAGTGAATCCGTAGTGGGATTTGGTTCAGAAACATTTGTGTTGAGCCCTTAAGATATTTGTTTGGTGGCCTGTCTTGTTAGCCCTTCAAGTGGAGACATTTTCGGCTTTTTCTGGTTTTATTAAGCCCGTTAGGCACAACTTCTGATGATTAATTCTATTTATTTGCAAGATTCATctaatctatttatctatctatctatccccatacacataTATCTATCTAAACTCTAGATAGATATACCTTCTAATGCTTCAACACAAATGCTTTTGAATATATTTGGGGTAGTTTTATGGAAATCTAGCAAgatacaaaaccaaaacaacctgATATATTTCAAGAAGGTATGAATAAGTACAAAGATTCCTCGGACATTGATAATGGCAGCATACTGTCAACCCACCAAATCTATACAATTGGCCTATTaataacaaataattttttttatctaaaCAGATTCACAGAAAACTACACCCTCCAAATCTCCCCCCAAAgaatcttcccttttcctttccagTCTAACTCTTGAGATGAAGAACATCTTTTTTTGCTGAGtaattcctcctcccaccccatagCTGAAAATATACGTATCTGCCAACATTTGGAAATATaacctttcttcctcctcctcttcacacAGTCCCCAAATAGGTTTAAGAGTTGCAAAGGTTCTGGAAATACATTTCTGCAACAAagctgatttttatatttttttttttaaagaggccaaagagaggaagagaaagttGACAGGTCTGGATATTTTTAACCTTTGCCTCTTATGAAGTGAAGTCTCCATTCGGttacatgttttttgttttagggTTCATGAACAAAAAAGCAATCTTAAGACTTAGAAATCCTACATTTTGTTCCTCCTTCTCTCTTGACTTAACGTGAAAACAGGGTATTTTTGAACAAACGGTATGTCCTCCAAAAGAAGCAGAAGTGAATGGACCTTTGGTATTTGCTAATGCTTTCTTGTCTGGACATCTTTGTTGCACTTAGAGTTTACATTGAATGGGTATAAAACAACTTTGAAGGGCGTTCGTCCACTCAATCCTGACGTCTTTCAAAAGCTGTGTGTTCTGGTGAACATTCATATATATTTATTGGTTATagccagtttaaaatatttttcctttttttgtattatttatccCCAACATCATGTATTTATATGAGAAAAAGAATCAAATTGTACTTTTTTAGTATTTACTTGTTATAAAGGACATTGTGTTTCCTTGTCATTGTACAACAAGCTTATTTTAGTTATTGTAATTTAGAAAGACCAGTAGTTTTATGTTACCCTCGTACTTATGAATAATGTAATTAGTTCTACTGGAGGCATGAGAGCAGAACCAGACTGTAATTGTATAGTCCTGAATTAGAAGAACTATAGCTAATCCCCCTCCCACGTCACCCCTCCTCTTTGGAGAtctttctttgtttctatagtagttattttatttccttgcttAAGGGTTGTCTGTTGAACAATTCTTGAATAAACTTTCTGTTATCAATTTGGATCTTGTCCTATTAGTCGGatctaaaagcaaaaataaaataaagaccaAGTAGTCAAAACACAAGCTTAAATATCCCAGAGACTAAAGACAGATAGATGGATATCTATATTCTCTCCTCCATGGCGCACCCCTCAGGTTGTAATCCTATTTGTTTTACAGCTCAGGTTATAAACCGTTGACACGTTCCTAGACtacaatatttaattaaaaagttaatagcgtgtctctctttccctcacctcaccccaccccacccattcgccccttggaagcctgtttaAAATTCTCCCAAGCAGACTAAAGTTCACAGTCCTCTTCTGAGGTTACAAAGAGAGGAGATCACGTGTCATCCGAACGACGCAGCCATTGGgcctaaaatgaaaacaaaggaaaatgatTAATCACAAAAAGGCAAAGAGGAATTTTAATACTGAAGTGAAATTAaatcactgaagaagaagacgaATAAGACCTTGGTGCTGGGAGAGAGATGCTGTGATAGGGTTAAACTGctagggaaagggaaagggagggaaagatGTAAAGAAGCAAAAGCAAATATAAGATAATGCTCTGGATAATTTGTCTTTTATGCTCCAGTGCCTTAAGAAAACTTGTGTGGGTCAATAAAAGTTTTATGATGCTAGAACTGGATACAAACTGTCTGTCCAACACAAAATCGCCCCATTTGCATTGCTGTAACCAATAAGCAAGGAGAAAGATAGGAGAGGCAAGGTGATACTGAAATGCTGACACtgttcttgaagaaaaaaaagatggaaaggCACTAAATATGGTTGGAAACAATGGCTTAAATTTATTAATTAACGGCGTGTAGTGCCTGTATGTACAGTCTTCTTGATtaggccacacacacacatacacacactttgtgtatgtgtatgtacatATGGTTGAATGAAAACTTTACATGAGCAATTATTTTCAGTTCATTTtatctttgctttatttttaacaaatgaaaGGCCAGGTTAGTCATTCTAGCCTTTGTGCAATCATCAATAATAATTAACCAATtaagcaaaaaagaaagaaagaaaagaagaagaagaagaaacttgTTTTTCCTACACAGGACTGTAACTGGATAATATCCACCCATGCAGGAAGAAATT
This DNA window, taken from Trachemys scripta elegans isolate TJP31775 chromosome 23, CAS_Tse_1.0, whole genome shotgun sequence, encodes the following:
- the HOXB3 gene encoding homeobox protein Hox-B3, with translation MQKTTYYDSSTLFGGYSYQGANGFGYDGPQQPFQPSSHVENDYQRSACSLQSLGNTAPHAKSKDLNGSCMRPSLPRENHQAPPVSPPPNSVTNNSNSQSGSSKTAPSKSNLSSNATLTKQIFPWMKESRQNSKQKNSSPTTESCSGERSPPGSSASKRARTAYTSAQLVELEKEFHFNRYLCRPRRVEMANLLNLSERQIKIWFQNRRMKYKKDQKSKGMGSSSGGPSPTGSPPQPMQSSAGFMNALHTMTSNYDDPSPPSFNKPHQNAYTMSTNYQNPIKGCPSQQKYANTAPEYDPHILQGNGSTYGTPNMQGSPVYVGSGYVDSMPASGPSLYGLNHLPHHQSASMDYNGAPQMPTSQHHGPCETHPTYTDLSTHHASSQGRIQEAPKLTHL